The Streptococcus toyakuensis genome has a window encoding:
- a CDS encoding ABC transporter substrate-binding protein, which produces MKVVRKLLAPLLVVGILLTSLISLHQLKADKKKDVFRIGISQFITHQSLDATREGFVDELAKQGYVEGKNIEIDLQNAQGEQRNLKTISQQLAESSDVVLAIATPSAQSLANTTQTTPVIFSAVTDPVSAKLVESREHPGGNVTGTSDQSSDAISTQINLIKKVLPKAKTIGILYTQSEPNSVVQKDEAKRLLEEKGFTVVEKTILDSNNVKAAAESLMAEVDMVFVPTDNIISSTMETVKQVSIKHKVPVFGGSTEMVAVGGLYNYGTNYEELGRQTARMLVRVLKGEKPENIAVELPEKLELHTNQEMADALGIDISKLEGKE; this is translated from the coding sequence ATGAAAGTTGTTCGAAAATTACTAGCACCCCTCTTGGTAGTGGGAATTCTCTTGACCTCTCTGATCAGTTTGCATCAGTTGAAGGCAGATAAGAAAAAAGATGTGTTTCGTATCGGTATTTCGCAATTTATTACCCACCAGTCCTTAGACGCTACTAGAGAAGGGTTTGTGGATGAGCTAGCCAAGCAAGGCTATGTTGAGGGGAAAAATATCGAGATTGATTTGCAAAATGCACAGGGAGAACAACGAAATCTAAAAACGATTTCCCAGCAACTAGCAGAATCTAGTGATGTCGTTCTAGCTATCGCAACGCCTTCTGCTCAGAGCTTGGCCAATACAACACAAACGACACCTGTTATCTTTTCAGCGGTAACAGATCCTGTCAGTGCCAAGTTGGTTGAGTCAAGAGAGCATCCTGGGGGCAATGTAACTGGGACAAGCGATCAGTCATCAGATGCCATTTCAACCCAAATCAATTTGATAAAGAAAGTGTTGCCAAAAGCTAAAACAATTGGAATTCTTTATACTCAGAGTGAGCCAAACTCAGTTGTCCAAAAGGATGAAGCTAAGCGTCTTCTGGAAGAAAAAGGCTTTACCGTTGTTGAAAAAACAATCTTGGACAGTAACAACGTCAAGGCGGCTGCAGAAAGCTTGATGGCAGAGGTGGATATGGTTTTTGTACCAACGGATAATATCATTTCATCAACCATGGAAACAGTCAAGCAGGTTTCTATTAAACACAAGGTTCCAGTATTCGGTGGTTCAACAGAAATGGTTGCGGTTGGTGGCTTGTATAACTACGGAACCAATTATGAAGAATTGGGACGTCAGACAGCAAGAATGCTGGTTCGTGTCTTAAAAGGTGAGAAGCCAGAAAATATAGCAGTTGAGTTGCCTGAAAAACTGGAATTACATACAAATCAAGAAATGGCAGATGCATTGGGAATTGATATTAGTAAGTTAGAAGGCAAGGAATAA
- a CDS encoding ABC transporter permease, producing MNFVLSSLSEGLLWSIMAIGVYLTFRILDIADMTAEGAFPLGAAVVVSQIQAGINPWIATLLALLAGMVAGLVSGMLHTKMKIPALLTGIVTLTGLYSINIKIMGSVPNLSLGDSSTVFKQLASLGMTTEEAVFTLSLVCLLLVCLVLTLLMKTEIGLVLRSTGDNIPMSEANGVNVDTMKIVGYMISNGLIALCGSLFAQNDGFSDVTSGTGTIVVGLSAVIIAEVLIHDLTIGGRLLSIGIGAIVYRLIILNIYEIPNLDQNLVRLFNAILLALVLFAPELQKRLKIRGLKLRNE from the coding sequence ATGAATTTTGTATTATCTAGTTTATCAGAAGGTTTATTGTGGTCGATTATGGCGATTGGGGTTTACTTGACTTTCCGTATTTTGGATATTGCGGATATGACTGCTGAAGGTGCCTTTCCACTTGGGGCGGCTGTCGTCGTATCTCAGATACAGGCAGGGATAAATCCTTGGATTGCGACCTTACTTGCTTTGCTGGCAGGTATGGTAGCAGGTCTTGTATCAGGAATGCTCCATACCAAGATGAAAATTCCAGCTCTCTTGACAGGGATTGTGACCTTGACAGGGCTTTATTCCATCAATATTAAAATCATGGGAAGTGTGCCTAATCTTTCCTTGGGAGATTCTTCAACTGTCTTTAAACAATTAGCGAGCTTGGGGATGACAACTGAAGAAGCTGTTTTCACGCTCAGCTTGGTTTGTCTCTTACTTGTTTGTTTGGTCTTGACTCTTTTGATGAAAACGGAGATTGGCTTGGTTTTGCGTTCGACTGGGGACAATATTCCTATGAGTGAGGCTAATGGGGTCAATGTAGACACCATGAAGATTGTTGGTTATATGATTTCAAATGGTTTGATTGCCCTGTGTGGTTCCTTGTTCGCTCAAAATGATGGATTTTCAGATGTGACTTCTGGGACAGGAACCATCGTTGTTGGCTTGAGTGCAGTCATTATTGCAGAAGTATTGATACACGACTTGACCATTGGAGGTCGCTTGTTATCCATCGGAATCGGTGCTATTGTTTACCGTTTGATTATTTTAAATATCTATGAAATTCCAAATCTAGATCAAAATTTGGTTCGTCTCTTTAATGCAATCTTGTTAGCCTTGGTTCTATTTGCACCAGAGTTGCAAAAGAGATTAAAGATTCGTGGTTTGAAACTGAGAAATGAATAG
- a CDS encoding ABC transporter ATP-binding protein has translation MASLLTLENIHKTFEAGTVNENHVLKGLDLEVEEGDFISVIGGNGAGKSTLMNILAGNLSVDEGDLLLEGKSIKNLSVRKRAKDIARVFQDPKMGTASRLTIEENMAIALRRGQKRGLGWGVKEKDRIQFQEALKELNIGLENRLKVDTQYLSGGQRQALTLVMAALVKPKLLLLDEHTAALDPKTSQMVMDLTQKIVEHHQLTTLMITHDMNHAIEYGNRLIMLYQGKIVVDVKGEEKKHLTVEDLMHLFQKNSGQSLVSDELVLG, from the coding sequence ATGGCAAGTTTGTTAACACTTGAAAATATTCATAAAACATTTGAAGCAGGTACGGTCAATGAAAACCATGTCCTCAAAGGATTAGATTTAGAGGTTGAAGAGGGAGATTTTATCTCTGTGATTGGTGGAAATGGCGCAGGGAAATCCACTTTGATGAATATCTTGGCTGGAAATCTATCTGTGGACGAAGGGGACCTTTTGTTGGAAGGGAAATCCATTAAAAATCTGAGTGTACGAAAGAGAGCCAAGGATATTGCCCGTGTTTTTCAAGATCCTAAGATGGGGACAGCTTCTCGTTTGACGATTGAGGAGAATATGGCTATTGCCTTGAGACGTGGGCAGAAGAGAGGACTTGGTTGGGGCGTGAAGGAGAAGGATAGAATCCAGTTCCAAGAGGCCTTAAAAGAATTGAATATCGGTCTTGAAAATCGCTTGAAAGTAGATACTCAATACCTTTCAGGAGGACAAAGACAGGCCTTGACCCTAGTCATGGCAGCCTTGGTGAAGCCTAAGCTCTTGTTATTGGATGAACACACTGCGGCCCTTGACCCGAAAACGAGTCAAATGGTGATGGATTTGACGCAAAAGATTGTGGAGCACCATCAGTTGACTACTCTGATGATTACCCACGATATGAACCATGCGATTGAGTACGGTAATCGTCTCATTATGCTCTATCAAGGCAAGATAGTGGTTGATGTCAAAGGAGAAGAGAAAAAGCATCTGACAGTTGAAGACCTCATGCATCTCTTCCAGAAAAATAGTGGCCAAAGCCTCGTCAGTGATGAATTGGTTTTGGGATAA
- the treR gene encoding trehalose operon repressor has product MKKYQRLFKQIQETIQNETYAVGEFLPSEHDLMNQYQVSRDTVRKALSLLQEEGLIKKIRGQGSQVVKEETVNFPVSNLTSYQELVQELRLRSKTNVVSLDKIIIDKKSSLITGFPEFRMVWKVVRQRVVDDLVSVLDTDYLDMELIPNITRQIAEQSIYSYIEDDLKLLIDYAQKEITIDHSNDRDKILMDIGKDPYVVSIKSKVYLQDGRQFQFTESRHKLEKFRFVDFAKRKK; this is encoded by the coding sequence ATGAAGAAATACCAACGATTATTTAAGCAAATCCAAGAAACCATTCAAAACGAGACTTACGCTGTCGGAGAGTTCCTTCCTAGTGAGCACGACCTTATGAACCAGTATCAGGTAAGCCGTGATACCGTCCGAAAAGCCCTGTCTCTCCTCCAAGAGGAAGGATTGATCAAAAAGATAAGAGGGCAAGGTTCTCAAGTCGTCAAAGAAGAAACTGTCAATTTCCCTGTATCCAACCTAACCAGCTACCAAGAACTAGTTCAAGAACTTAGACTGCGCTCTAAAACCAACGTGGTCAGTCTGGACAAGATTATTATTGATAAAAAATCCTCACTAATAACTGGCTTCCCAGAGTTTCGTATGGTTTGGAAGGTGGTCCGCCAGCGTGTGGTGGATGATCTGGTATCCGTTCTGGATACGGACTATCTGGATATGGAACTAATCCCAAATATCACTCGCCAAATTGCTGAGCAGTCCATCTATTCTTATATAGAGGACGACCTCAAACTCCTTATTGATTATGCTCAAAAGGAAATAACCATTGACCACTCAAATGACAGAGACAAGATTCTCATGGACATAGGCAAAGACCCTTATGTCGTTTCAATCAAGTCAAAAGTCTATCTCCAAGACGGGCGCCAGTTTCAGTTTACTGAAAGCCGCCATAAACTCGAAAAATTCAGATTTGTAGATTTTGCAAAACGTAAGAAATAA
- the treP gene encoding PTS system trehalose-specific EIIBC component, which produces MGKFEQEAKDLLQAIGGKENVTAVTHCATRMRFVLGDDKKANVKAIESIPAVKGTFTNAGQFQVIIGNDVPIFYNDFTAVSGIEGVSKEAAKSAAKSNQNVVQRVMTTLAEIFTPIIPALIVGGLILGFRNVLEGVHWSMLDGKTITETSQFWAGVNHFLWLPGEAIFQFLPVGITWSVSRKMGTSQILGIVLGICLVSPQLLNAYAVASTPASEIAANWVWNFGYFTVNRIGYQAQVIPALLAGLSLSYLEIFWRKHIPEVISMIFVPFLSLIPALILAHTVLGPIGWTIGQGLSSVVLAGLTGPVKWLFGAIFGALYAPFVITGLHHMTNAIDTQLIADAGGTALWPMIALSNIAQGSAVFAYYFMHRHDEREAQVSLPATISAYLGVTEPALFGVNVKYIYPFVAGMTGSALAGMLSVTFNVTAASIGIGGLPGILSIQPQYMLPFAGTMLVAILVPMLLTFFFRKAGFFTKTEDDTDLQAEFVAQEEAEFVSHEPVEHTPVEIVSPLEGQVKELSQATDPVFASGVMGQGLVIEPSQGELTSPVNGTVTVLFPTKHAIGIVSDEGVELLIHIGMDTVGLDGKGFESFVAQGDHVTVGQKLIRFDMDVIKAAGLVTETPVIITNQDAYTATITGTYPTTIQAGEALMVATRI; this is translated from the coding sequence ATGGGAAAATTTGAACAAGAAGCCAAAGATTTGCTTCAAGCAATTGGAGGCAAAGAAAATGTGACTGCCGTAACCCACTGTGCGACACGGATGCGGTTTGTTTTAGGAGATGATAAAAAGGCTAATGTTAAGGCTATCGAGTCAATTCCAGCTGTTAAAGGAACCTTTACCAATGCAGGTCAATTTCAGGTGATTATTGGGAATGATGTGCCCATCTTTTATAATGATTTTACAGCTGTTTCAGGCATTGAGGGTGTTTCTAAAGAAGCAGCCAAGTCAGCAGCTAAGAGTAATCAAAACGTGGTCCAACGTGTCATGACCACTCTGGCGGAAATCTTTACTCCGATTATTCCAGCCTTGATTGTTGGTGGATTGATCCTCGGTTTTCGTAATGTCTTGGAAGGTGTCCATTGGTCTATGTTGGATGGTAAGACCATCACAGAAACCTCTCAGTTTTGGGCAGGTGTCAATCACTTCCTCTGGTTGCCTGGTGAAGCTATCTTCCAGTTCTTACCAGTAGGGATTACTTGGTCTGTATCTCGTAAGATGGGAACCAGCCAGATTTTAGGAATTGTGCTCGGAATCTGTTTGGTTTCTCCTCAGTTGCTTAATGCCTATGCGGTTGCTTCGACACCTGCATCAGAAATTGCAGCAAACTGGGTTTGGAATTTTGGCTATTTTACTGTTAATCGTATCGGTTACCAAGCCCAAGTTATCCCAGCCTTGCTTGCAGGTTTGAGTCTGTCTTATCTTGAAATTTTCTGGCGCAAGCATATCCCAGAAGTGATTTCTATGATTTTTGTACCTTTCTTGTCTTTAATTCCAGCCTTGATTTTGGCTCATACTGTTTTGGGACCAATCGGTTGGACAATCGGGCAAGGACTTTCATCAGTTGTCTTGGCAGGATTAACTGGTCCTGTTAAATGGCTCTTCGGTGCAATTTTTGGTGCCCTCTACGCTCCATTTGTCATTACAGGTCTGCACCATATGACCAATGCTATTGATACACAATTGATTGCAGATGCTGGTGGAACTGCCCTCTGGCCTATGATTGCTCTTTCTAATATTGCCCAAGGTTCGGCCGTATTTGCTTACTATTTCATGCACCGTCATGATGAGCGTGAGGCTCAGGTTTCACTTCCTGCCACTATTTCAGCCTATCTCGGTGTCACAGAACCAGCCCTCTTTGGGGTTAATGTAAAATATATTTATCCATTTGTAGCTGGAATGACTGGTTCAGCCCTTGCAGGCATGTTATCCGTTACTTTTAATGTGACTGCGGCTTCTATTGGTATCGGTGGTTTGCCAGGTATCCTCTCTATTCAACCTCAATACATGCTGCCATTTGCAGGAACTATGCTAGTCGCTATTCTTGTTCCAATGCTCTTGACTTTCTTCTTCCGCAAGGCTGGTTTCTTTACAAAAACTGAGGATGATACAGACTTGCAGGCAGAATTCGTTGCACAAGAAGAAGCAGAATTTGTGAGCCATGAACCAGTAGAACATACTCCAGTAGAAATTGTTAGCCCACTTGAAGGACAAGTAAAAGAACTAAGTCAAGCAACTGATCCAGTCTTTGCTTCAGGTGTCATGGGGCAAGGTCTGGTCATTGAACCAAGTCAAGGTGAGTTGACTTCTCCAGTCAATGGGACAGTTACGGTTCTTTTCCCTACCAAGCATGCCATCGGTATTGTCTCTGACGAGGGGGTGGAATTGCTCATTCACATCGGTATGGATACAGTAGGTCTGGATGGCAAAGGTTTTGAAAGTTTTGTAGCCCAAGGAGACCATGTCACAGTTGGTCAGAAACTGATTCGTTTTGATATGGATGTCATTAAGGCCGCAGGCCTGGTAACAGAAACTCCTGTTATCATCACCAACCAAGATGCTTATACAGCGACCATCACTGGAACTTATCCGACAACAATCCAAGCTGGAGAAGCTCTCATGGTCGCAACACGAATCTAA
- the treC gene encoding alpha,alpha-phosphotrehalase: MTLDKGKVVYQIYPKSYKDTTGNGIGDLRGIIEKIPYLAKLGVDMVWLNPFYPSPQRDNGYDISDYMAVDPLFGDMADFEEMVRVGQEHKIVFMLDMVLNHCSTEHEWFQKALAGDKYYQDFFFIQDQPTDWQSKFGGSAWAPFGNTGKYYLHLFDETQADLNWRNPNVRKELFKVVNFWRDKGVKGFRFDVINLIGKDEVLVDCPENEGKPAYTDKPIVHDYLRMMNQATFGSDDSFMTVGEMSSTTMENCVLYSSPDRQELSMTFNFHHLKVDYKDGQKWTLAPFDFEELKSLYHSWCKEMSDKDGWSALFWNNHDQPRALNRFVDIQNFRKEGATMLAASIHLSRGTPYIYMGEEIGMVDPDYDSMADYVDVESINAYQMLLEEGKSQEEAFQIIQAKSRDNSRIPMQWDASENAGFTVGTPWLKAGKSSPHINVENEIQGPIFTFYQDLIRLRKEMPIISEGSYKPAFEDSQQVYAFERQHEDQKLLVLNNFYATEVEIDLSVAYQNGRILISNYEDAEVSEKILLKPYQTLAIHVN; the protein is encoded by the coding sequence ATGACACTTGATAAAGGAAAAGTAGTCTATCAAATCTATCCAAAATCTTACAAAGACACCACTGGCAATGGTATTGGGGACTTACGTGGAATTATCGAAAAAATCCCCTATCTAGCCAAGTTGGGCGTGGATATGGTCTGGCTCAATCCATTCTATCCAAGCCCTCAACGGGATAATGGTTACGATATTTCAGATTATATGGCAGTTGATCCTCTTTTTGGTGATATGGCTGATTTTGAGGAAATGGTGCGTGTCGGTCAAGAGCACAAGATTGTCTTTATGCTGGACATGGTACTCAATCATTGTTCGACAGAGCATGAATGGTTTCAGAAAGCCCTAGCTGGTGACAAGTATTATCAAGACTTTTTCTTCATCCAAGACCAACCAACAGACTGGCAGTCTAAGTTTGGTGGCTCTGCATGGGCGCCCTTTGGGAATACAGGGAAATACTACCTTCACCTCTTTGATGAGACCCAGGCTGATCTTAACTGGCGCAATCCCAATGTCCGTAAGGAGCTTTTCAAGGTTGTTAATTTTTGGCGCGATAAGGGTGTCAAAGGTTTCCGATTTGATGTGATCAATTTGATTGGCAAGGACGAGGTCTTAGTGGATTGTCCTGAAAATGAAGGAAAGCCAGCTTACACAGACAAGCCCATCGTTCATGACTATTTGCGTATGATGAATCAAGCCACTTTTGGTTCCGACGATAGCTTTATGACAGTTGGGGAAATGTCTTCTACAACTATGGAAAATTGTGTCCTCTATTCATCGCCTGACCGTCAGGAATTATCCATGACATTTAATTTTCATCACCTCAAGGTGGACTACAAAGATGGACAAAAGTGGACCTTGGCTCCCTTTGATTTTGAAGAGTTGAAAAGTCTTTATCATAGCTGGTGCAAGGAGATGAGTGATAAAGATGGGTGGAGCGCTCTCTTCTGGAACAATCACGACCAACCACGCGCTTTAAACCGTTTTGTCGATATTCAGAACTTTCGCAAGGAAGGGGCTACCATGCTAGCAGCCAGCATTCACCTGTCACGTGGAACACCTTATATTTATATGGGCGAGGAAATCGGAATGGTTGACCCAGACTATGATTCCATGGCTGACTATGTGGATGTCGAGTCCATCAATGCCTATCAGATGCTCTTAGAAGAAGGGAAGAGTCAGGAAGAAGCCTTCCAGATTATTCAGGCTAAGTCGCGTGATAATTCACGAATTCCCATGCAGTGGGATGCTTCGGAAAATGCAGGATTTACAGTAGGGACACCTTGGCTCAAGGCAGGAAAATCCTCCCCTCACATCAATGTAGAAAATGAAATCCAAGGCCCGATTTTCACCTTCTACCAAGACTTGATTCGACTTCGTAAAGAAATGCCTATCATCTCAGAAGGAAGTTACAAACCAGCTTTTGAAGACAGTCAGCAAGTCTACGCTTTTGAACGCCAGCATGAGGATCAAAAGTTACTAGTGCTCAATAATTTTTATGCCACAGAAGTGGAAATCGACTTATCAGTAGCCTACCAAAATGGACGAATTTTGATTTCAAACTATGAAGATGCAGAAGTGTCTGAAAAAATTCTACTCAAACCTTATCAAACACTGGCTATCCATGTAAATTAA
- a CDS encoding YneF family protein, whose protein sequence is MDLLLAIVLIVLAFLGGALGGMYLIRKQIEKEFADNPRLNAEAVRTLLSANGQKPSEAKVQQVYHQIIRQQKAALANNKKKK, encoded by the coding sequence ATGGATTTACTTTTAGCAATTGTATTGATTGTGCTAGCTTTTCTAGGAGGAGCTCTTGGAGGAATGTACTTGATTCGTAAGCAAATTGAAAAAGAATTCGCTGACAACCCACGTTTGAATGCTGAAGCAGTTCGTACTCTTTTGAGTGCAAATGGTCAAAAACCAAGCGAAGCTAAGGTACAACAAGTTTACCACCAAATCATCCGCCAACAAAAAGCAGCCCTTGCTAACAATAAAAAGAAAAAATAA
- the racE gene encoding glutamate racemase, which produces MDNRPIGFLDSGVGGLTVVRELMRQLPHEEIVYIGDSARAPYGPRPAEQIREYTWQLVNFLLTKDVKMIVIACNTATAVVWEEIKAQLDIPVLGVILPGASAAIKSSQGGKIGVIGTPMTVQSDIYRQKIHDLDPDLQVESLACPKFAPLVESGALSTSVTKKVVYETLRPLVGKVDSLILGCTHYPLLRPIIQNVMGPKVQLIDSGAECVRDISVLLNYFEINRGRDAGTLHHRFYTTASSQSFAQIGEEWLEKEIHVEHVEL; this is translated from the coding sequence ATGGATAATCGACCAATTGGTTTTTTGGATTCGGGTGTCGGGGGCTTGACCGTTGTGCGCGAGCTCATGCGCCAGCTTCCCCATGAAGAAATCGTCTATATTGGAGATTCGGCACGGGCGCCCTATGGTCCCCGTCCTGCTGAGCAAATTCGTGAATATACTTGGCAGTTGGTCAACTTTCTCTTGACCAAGGATGTCAAGATGATTGTCATTGCTTGTAATACTGCGACTGCGGTCGTCTGGGAAGAAATCAAGGCTCAACTAGATATTCCGGTCTTGGGTGTGATTTTGCCAGGAGCTTCAGCAGCCATCAAGTCCAGCCAAGGTGGGAAAATCGGAGTGATTGGAACACCCATGACGGTACAATCAGACATCTACCGTCAGAAAATCCATGATTTGGATCCGGACTTACAGGTGGAGAGTTTGGCCTGTCCCAAGTTTGCTCCTTTGGTGGAGTCTGGGGCTCTGTCAACCAGTGTCACTAAGAAAGTAGTTTATGAAACCCTACGTCCCTTGGTTGGAAAGGTGGATAGCCTGATTTTGGGTTGTACCCATTATCCACTGCTCAGGCCTATTATTCAAAATGTCATGGGACCAAAAGTTCAGCTCATCGATAGTGGGGCAGAGTGTGTACGGGACATTTCAGTCTTACTCAATTATTTTGAAATCAATCGTGGTCGCGATGCTGGAACACTTCATCACCGTTTTTACACAACAGCCAGCAGCCAAAGTTTTGCACAAATTGGTGAAGAATGGCTGGAAAAAGAGATTCATGTGGAGCATGTAGAATTATGA
- a CDS encoding nucleoside-triphosphate diphosphatase has translation MTNKIYEYKDEQDWYVGSYGIFGGVRTLTDDDLDFPLLEFAQRFRDEDRGFPVSVTVLRYGSLYRLLSFVVDILNQEMGRNVEVIQRQGALLLVENGQLLHVELPKEGVNVHDFFETSKVRETLLIATRNEGKTKEFRAIFDKLGYDVENLNDYPDLPEVAETGMTFEENARLKAETISQLTGKMVLADDSGLKVDVLGGLPGVWSARFAGVGATDRENNAKLLHELAMVFELKDRSAQFHTTLVVASPNKESLVVEADWPGYINFEPKGENGFGYDPLFLVGETGKSSAELTLEEKNSQSHRALAVKKLLEVFPSWQSKPSL, from the coding sequence ATGACAAATAAAATTTATGAATATAAGGATGAACAGGACTGGTATGTCGGGTCCTATGGTATTTTTGGTGGCGTCCGGACGTTGACGGATGATGACTTGGATTTTCCTCTATTGGAGTTTGCTCAAAGATTTCGAGATGAGGATCGAGGTTTTCCTGTTTCTGTTACTGTTTTACGCTATGGTTCTCTCTATCGTTTATTGTCTTTTGTGGTAGATATCCTTAACCAAGAAATGGGACGAAATGTGGAAGTCATCCAACGTCAGGGGGCTCTGCTCTTGGTTGAAAATGGGCAACTCCTGCATGTAGAATTGCCTAAAGAAGGGGTCAATGTTCATGATTTCTTTGAGACAAGTAAGGTGAGAGAAACCTTATTGATTGCGACTCGTAACGAAGGCAAGACCAAGGAATTCCGAGCTATATTTGACAAGCTAGGCTACGATGTGGAAAATCTCAATGACTATCCTGACTTGCCTGAAGTAGCAGAAACAGGCATGACCTTCGAAGAAAATGCCCGTCTCAAGGCAGAAACTATTTCTCAATTAACGGGCAAGATGGTTCTGGCAGATGATTCTGGACTTAAAGTCGATGTCCTTGGCGGCTTGCCAGGCGTCTGGTCAGCTCGTTTCGCAGGTGTGGGAGCAACTGACCGTGAAAACAATGCCAAGCTCTTGCACGAATTGGCCATGGTCTTTGAACTCAAGGACCGCTCGGCTCAATTCCATACAACCCTAGTCGTAGCCAGTCCAAACAAGGAAAGTTTGGTTGTTGAAGCAGACTGGCCTGGCTACATTAACTTTGAACCTAAGGGTGAAAATGGATTTGGCTATGATCCTCTCTTCCTTGTAGGAGAGACAGGTAAGTCATCAGCTGAATTAACCCTTGAAGAAAAAAATAGCCAATCTCACCGCGCCTTAGCCGTTAAGAAACTTTTGGAGGTATTTCCATCATGGCAAAGCAAACCATCATTGTAA
- a CDS encoding metallophosphoesterase, producing MAKQTIIVMSDSHGDSLIVEEIRDRYVGKVDAVFHNGDSELRPDSPLWEGIRVVKGNMDFYAGYPERLVTELGSTKIIQTHGHLFDINFNFQKLDYWAQEEEADICLYGHLHVPNAWMEGKTLFLNPGSISQPRGTIRECLYARVEIDDSYFKVDFLTRDHEVYPGLSKEFSR from the coding sequence ATGGCAAAGCAAACCATCATTGTAATGAGCGATTCTCATGGCGATAGCTTGATTGTGGAAGAAATCCGTGATCGCTATGTGGGCAAAGTTGACGCCGTTTTTCATAACGGCGATTCTGAACTACGTCCTGATTCTCCCCTTTGGGAAGGCATCCGTGTTGTTAAAGGGAACATGGACTTTTACGCCGGCTACCCAGAACGTTTGGTGACCGAGCTTGGTTCGACCAAGATTATCCAAACCCATGGTCACTTGTTTGACATCAATTTCAACTTTCAAAAGTTGGACTACTGGGCTCAGGAAGAAGAGGCCGATATCTGTCTCTATGGTCACTTGCATGTGCCAAATGCTTGGATGGAAGGAAAGACCCTCTTTCTAAATCCAGGTTCTATCAGTCAACCACGTGGGACCATCAGAGAATGTCTCTATGCTCGTGTGGAAATTGATGACAGTTATTTCAAAGTCGACTTTTTGACACGAGATCATGAGGTGTATCCGGGCTTGTCCAAGGAGTTTAGCCGATGA
- the cbpB gene encoding cyclic-di-AMP-binding protein CbpB, which produces MIAKEFETFLLGQEETFLTPAKNLAVLIDTHNADHATLLLSQMTYTRVPVVTDEKQFVGTIGLRDIMAYQMEHDLSQEIMADTDIVHMTRTDVTVVSPDFTITEVLHKLVDESFLPVVDASGIFQGIITRKSILKAVNALLHDFSKEYEIRCK; this is translated from the coding sequence ATGATTGCCAAGGAGTTTGAGACTTTCTTGTTGGGGCAAGAAGAAACTTTTTTGACTCCTGCTAAAAATCTAGCCGTTTTGATTGATACCCACAATGCAGATCACGCGACCCTCTTGCTCAGTCAGATGACCTATACCCGTGTTCCTGTTGTGACAGATGAAAAACAGTTTGTTGGGACGATTGGGCTCAGAGATATTATGGCTTATCAGATGGAGCATGACTTGAGTCAAGAAATCATGGCAGATACGGATATCGTTCATATGACGAGAACGGACGTAACGGTTGTTTCGCCTGATTTTACCATTACGGAGGTCTTGCACAAGTTGGTAGATGAGTCCTTCTTGCCGGTTGTGGATGCGTCTGGTATTTTCCAAGGGATTATCACGCGCAAGTCTATCCTCAAGGCAGTGAATGCCCTCTTGCATGACTTTAGTAAGGAATATGAGATTCGATGCAAATGA